A window of the Cannabis sativa cultivar Pink pepper isolate KNU-18-1 chromosome X, ASM2916894v1, whole genome shotgun sequence genome harbors these coding sequences:
- the LOC133032112 gene encoding uncharacterized protein LOC133032112: MPPKGKKTRRTLGEDAPQANVQPPQAEFPMNALLEALRAIPAQQIDPAARQSHHFQIFHRIQVPEFEGGQDPMVAERWLRKIKKNFNTIGIAEEYQVTFAVSKLEGGAADWWETLSRKMETDGMTWRDFEEVFREQYFSPSHRRALIGVFDGLRQGDMTVNEFYMKFVELSSYGYPGVVDKPLVIEQFMRRLRPAIRGPIAPLTFNNLTECVTAALRTEAYVEGNEKKNTSRGRGVYYYYT; encoded by the coding sequence ATGCCTCCAAAAGGAAAGAAGACAAGGAGAACGCTTGGAGAAGACGCCCCTCAAGCTAATGTCCAACCTCCACAAGCTGAATTCCCTATGAACGCCCTTCTCGAAGCCTTAAGAGCTATTCCCGCTCAACAAATTGATCCTGCCGCTCGACAAAGTCATCATTTTCAGATCTTTCATCGAATCCAAGTGCCTGAGTTTGAGGGTGGACAAGATCCCATGGTAGCTGAAAGGTGGTTGAGGaagataaagaaaaatttcaacacaATAGGAATAGCTGAGGAATACCAAGTTACTTTCGCTGTGTCCAAGTTAGAGGGTGGTGCAGCAGATTGGTGGGAGACCTTGTCCAGGAAAATGGAAACTGATGGGATGACTTGGCGAGATTTTGAGGAAGTTTTCAGGGAACAATATTTTAGTCCATCTCACAGGAGGGCTCTTATTGGAGTATTTGATGGTCTAAGACAAGGGGATATGACTGTGAATGAATTTTACATGAAGTTTGTAGAGCTATCCTCTTATGGATATCCTGGTGTTGTTGATAAACCCTTGGTGATTGAACAGTTCATGCGTCGTTTGAGGCCTGCGATACGTGGTCCAATAGCCCCTTTGACCTTTAACAACTTGACTGAATGTGTGACAGCAGCCTTGCGAACTGAGGCTTATGTAGAAGGGAATGAGAAGAAGAACACAAGCAGAGGaagaggagtttactactactacacttga